A portion of the Mesobacillus sp. AQ2 genome contains these proteins:
- a CDS encoding Spo0B C-terminal domain-containing protein, with the protein MKKEWDTIEVLRHERHDWMNKLQLIKGNLSLNKVDRAKEIIEEIIMEARQDAKLSNLRLPQFASTLLTCNWESNHFQLDYEVMDSQNFHRLDDQLLTDWTKQLFETLNSSIEPYQENHLSVTIEPQEKGIGFFFDFSGIIKDKNRLESFLDQKPGNKIKIISDGVVEGELTIEVFVETL; encoded by the coding sequence ATGAAAAAAGAGTGGGATACAATCGAGGTTTTGCGCCATGAGCGCCATGATTGGATGAACAAGCTTCAATTAATTAAAGGGAATTTATCGCTGAATAAAGTGGACCGGGCTAAAGAGATCATTGAAGAAATCATCATGGAAGCCAGGCAGGATGCAAAGCTATCAAATTTACGTCTTCCCCAGTTTGCCTCTACATTGTTAACCTGCAATTGGGAGAGTAATCATTTCCAGCTGGACTACGAGGTTATGGACTCCCAAAACTTCCACAGATTAGATGACCAGCTTTTGACAGACTGGACTAAGCAGCTTTTTGAAACATTGAATTCTTCAATTGAACCATATCAGGAAAATCATCTCTCCGTTACAATTGAACCGCAGGAGAAAGGAATCGGGTTCTTTTTTGATTTTAGCGGAATAATAAAGGATAAAAATCGCTTAGAAAGCTTCCTTGACCAGAAGCCGGGAAACAAGATAAAAATCATTTCCGATGGCGTGGTTGAAGGAGAACTGACAATCGAAGTTTTCGTAGAAACACTCTAG
- the rpmA gene encoding 50S ribosomal protein L27 has translation MLRLDLQFFASKKGVGSTKNGRDSIAKRLGAKRADGQFVTGGSILYRQRGTKIYPGVNVGKGGDDTLFAKVDGVVKFERLGRDRKQVSVYPAAQEA, from the coding sequence ATGTTAAGATTAGATCTTCAATTCTTCGCTTCTAAGAAGGGTGTAGGTTCAACTAAGAACGGACGTGACTCTATCGCAAAGCGTCTAGGCGCTAAGCGTGCAGACGGTCAATTCGTAACTGGTGGTTCTATCCTTTACCGTCAGCGCGGAACTAAAATCTACCCAGGTGTAAACGTGGGTAAAGGTGGAGATGACACTCTATTCGCTAAGGTTGACGGCGTCGTTAAATTCGAACGTCTTGGCCGCGACCGCAAGCAAGTAAGTGTTTATCCAGCAGCTCAAGAAGCGTAA
- a CDS encoding ribosomal-processing cysteine protease Prp — MIRATINRTKSGRIQSFTISGHAGYAAHGSDIVCAGVSTISIGTVNSIIGLTGVTPDIEQGADGFLRCEIPDNLPEETQEKIQLLLESMVITLQSMEQEYGKHIKLTFKK; from the coding sequence ATGATTCGTGCAACGATTAATCGTACAAAATCCGGACGCATCCAGTCGTTTACAATCAGCGGCCACGCTGGATATGCTGCCCATGGCAGCGACATTGTCTGTGCAGGTGTTTCCACCATCTCGATTGGGACAGTCAATTCCATTATTGGATTGACAGGTGTCACCCCAGACATTGAACAAGGTGCCGATGGTTTTCTTCGCTGTGAAATTCCCGACAATTTGCCGGAGGAGACACAGGAGAAAATCCAATTACTCCTTGAAAGCATGGTCATTACATTGCAATCGATGGAACAAGAGTACGGAAAGCACATAAAATTAACCTTCAAAAAGTAG
- the rplU gene encoding 50S ribosomal protein L21, translating to MYAIIETGGKQVKVEEGQAIYIEKLNAAEGETVTFDKVLFVGGENVKVGSPVVEGATVTAKVEKNGRQKKIIVFKYKAKKNNRKKQGHRQPYTKVVIEKINA from the coding sequence ATGTACGCAATTATCGAAACTGGCGGCAAGCAAGTAAAGGTAGAAGAAGGACAAGCAATCTACATTGAAAAGCTAAACGCTGCTGAAGGCGAAACTGTAACTTTTGACAAGGTTCTTTTTGTTGGTGGCGAGAACGTTAAAGTTGGAAGCCCTGTAGTTGAAGGCGCAACTGTAACTGCTAAAGTTGAAAAGAATGGCCGTCAAAAGAAAATCATCGTTTTCAAGTACAAAGCGAAAAAGAACAATCGTAAGAAGCAAGGTCATCGTCAGCCTTACACTAAAGTAGTTATCGAAAAGATCAACGCTTAA
- a CDS encoding Rne/Rng family ribonuclease, with the protein MDQLIINANLREKRFALVKNGEVEKIYIEQPGQQSLVGNIYLGIVEKVIPGMNAAFVNFGEGTSGFLQKDKLSSYVLSDKENKANIPLGSYVHQGEKLLVQVEKDAAGTKGARLTGVIELPGENIVYMPRGKYIAVSKKADSSETRARWKEFASQVKTDEEGLIFRTESLNQQEEVIIRELDQQRSLYAELEKSASGMKKPGLVFSRDYFFEQALSALAAVKNGTVIVDCLEFKKKIDLHVPEGVELEFYNGKEPVFSFYKIEPEIERLLKRVVWLDKGAYMVIDQGEALTMIDVNTGKFSGKTDLRDTVIKTNIKAAVEAARQIRLRDLAGIILIDFIDMKNSGERDKVLKAIQKELIHDDRRSRIVGFTELGILQLTRKKTKQSVAETLTEKCGTCGGTGQVLSSETVAYKLERELWEYKNSDYEEMLISATDEVIRHFSGEADIHKLRLEKALGYKIKFSVSDAARPFFEILQAGASTEQDRTKAGH; encoded by the coding sequence ATGGACCAGTTAATCATCAATGCAAATTTAAGAGAGAAGCGCTTCGCTTTGGTTAAAAATGGTGAAGTTGAAAAAATATATATCGAGCAGCCGGGCCAGCAATCGCTGGTCGGAAATATTTATCTTGGTATTGTCGAAAAAGTGATTCCGGGAATGAATGCGGCGTTCGTCAACTTTGGCGAAGGAACAAGCGGATTTTTACAAAAAGACAAGCTATCTTCCTATGTTCTGTCAGACAAGGAAAACAAAGCGAATATCCCGCTTGGATCTTATGTCCATCAGGGCGAAAAGCTGCTAGTGCAGGTGGAAAAGGATGCGGCCGGGACCAAAGGAGCAAGACTGACAGGGGTCATCGAACTGCCGGGAGAGAATATTGTCTATATGCCGAGGGGCAAATACATAGCTGTTTCCAAAAAGGCAGATTCCAGTGAAACGAGAGCCAGATGGAAAGAATTTGCGAGCCAGGTAAAAACGGATGAAGAAGGACTCATTTTCCGGACTGAAAGCCTGAACCAGCAAGAAGAAGTGATAATCAGGGAGCTCGATCAGCAGCGAAGCCTGTATGCTGAATTAGAAAAGTCTGCTTCAGGAATGAAAAAGCCAGGTCTTGTTTTTAGCCGGGATTATTTTTTTGAACAGGCATTGTCCGCACTGGCAGCTGTTAAAAATGGAACTGTCATCGTGGACTGTCTTGAATTCAAGAAGAAAATTGACCTCCATGTTCCAGAAGGGGTTGAGCTTGAATTTTATAATGGAAAAGAACCTGTTTTTTCTTTTTATAAAATCGAGCCGGAGATTGAGCGGCTGCTGAAGCGAGTCGTCTGGCTGGATAAAGGCGCCTACATGGTTATCGACCAGGGTGAGGCGCTGACGATGATTGATGTGAACACGGGGAAGTTTTCAGGAAAAACGGATTTGCGTGACACGGTCATAAAAACGAATATAAAGGCGGCAGTGGAAGCAGCACGACAGATCAGGCTCCGGGATCTGGCTGGCATCATTCTGATTGATTTCATCGATATGAAGAATAGCGGAGAGCGTGACAAGGTGTTGAAAGCCATTCAGAAAGAACTGATCCATGATGATCGCCGCAGCCGGATTGTCGGTTTTACTGAACTTGGCATCCTTCAGCTGACAAGGAAGAAGACAAAGCAGTCAGTGGCCGAGACACTGACGGAAAAATGCGGGACATGCGGAGGAACGGGGCAGGTGCTCAGCTCGGAAACAGTGGCTTACAAGCTTGAGCGTGAGCTGTGGGAATATAAAAATTCCGATTACGAAGAAATGCTTATTTCCGCTACTGATGAAGTGATTCGCCATTTTTCCGGTGAAGCTGATATCCATAAATTGAGGCTTGAAAAAGCGCTTGGTTATAAGATAAAATTCTCGGTGTCAGACGCGGCGAGACCTTTTTTTGAAATTCTTCAGGCTGGTGCTTCGACAGAACAGGATCGAACCAAAGCTGGCCATTAA
- a CDS encoding M50 family metallopeptidase → MNKNFELLRKVQIHPLLWVVIALAVATAHFIELMMVLLIIFVHEMGHGAAASFFSWRIKKIALLPFGGVAEVDEHGNRPLKEELVVVLAGPLQHVWMLGLSYLFFIAGVFPEKWHTLFMEYNLMILVFNLIPIWPLDGGKLMFILLSMNTSFQEAHLRTLYGSVAALLIFSASLLFIAPQTLNVWVIIGFLAFSLYFEWKQRRFTFMRFLMERHYGKQVDLRELKPINTSENEMVGHVLERFQRGCKHPIIVKQQNGKEMVIDENELLHAFFSEKLLTAKIGDLLYTY, encoded by the coding sequence TTGAATAAAAACTTTGAATTATTGCGGAAAGTACAGATTCATCCTTTACTCTGGGTGGTCATCGCCCTTGCTGTTGCGACTGCGCATTTTATAGAGCTGATGATGGTGCTGCTGATAATTTTTGTTCATGAAATGGGACATGGTGCTGCAGCCTCTTTTTTTTCGTGGAGAATCAAGAAAATCGCCTTGCTGCCATTTGGCGGTGTCGCTGAGGTGGATGAGCATGGGAACAGGCCGCTAAAAGAAGAACTGGTTGTCGTGCTCGCAGGACCATTACAGCATGTCTGGATGTTGGGGCTTTCCTATTTGTTCTTCATCGCAGGGGTTTTCCCCGAAAAATGGCATACGTTGTTCATGGAGTATAATCTGATGATCCTGGTCTTCAACCTCATACCGATTTGGCCATTGGACGGCGGGAAGCTGATGTTCATTCTGCTATCGATGAACACCTCTTTCCAGGAAGCCCATCTGCGTACCTTATATGGTTCAGTTGCAGCGCTGCTGATCTTTTCTGCTTCCCTGCTGTTCATCGCACCGCAGACGTTGAATGTCTGGGTCATCATAGGCTTCCTGGCATTTTCGCTGTATTTTGAATGGAAGCAGCGGCGCTTTACATTCATGCGCTTCTTGATGGAAAGACACTATGGCAAGCAAGTGGATTTGCGCGAGCTGAAACCCATCAATACCAGTGAGAATGAAATGGTCGGCCATGTGCTCGAAAGGTTCCAGCGCGGCTGCAAGCATCCGATCATCGTCAAGCAGCAGAATGGAAAGGAAATGGTGATTGACGAGAATGAATTGCTCCATGCTTTCTTCAGTGAAAAATTACTGACCGCCAAAATAGGAGATTTGCTTTACACCTATTAA
- a CDS encoding M23 family metallopeptidase, whose product MNSRADDIRRRMMKRKRERERMEKTNHNRFFSTEEERHGFDRLPSYDMGPGEGGHPLFKKEVFLFKVLASACLVLIVAIIYRSPSEKAVSVQQYVNHTMEQEFQFAAVSDWYEDQFGKPLALLPAKNADEDSENEVASGSQYALPASGKILEDFGDNGQRIMIEIGKGAGVEAMNEGLVHFVGMKEGFGKTVIVQHGDKSETWYGNLDKIDVNLYEYISKGAKVGTAMDSEDGLKGSFYFAIKKGDDFVDPVQVIKFE is encoded by the coding sequence ATGAACTCGAGAGCTGACGATATACGAAGAAGGATGATGAAGCGGAAACGGGAGCGGGAGAGGATGGAGAAAACGAACCATAACCGTTTTTTCTCTACGGAGGAAGAACGGCATGGTTTTGACAGGCTCCCATCCTATGATATGGGTCCAGGGGAAGGGGGCCATCCGTTATTCAAGAAGGAAGTGTTTTTGTTCAAGGTGCTTGCATCTGCTTGCCTTGTTTTGATTGTGGCGATTATTTACCGGAGCCCTTCTGAAAAAGCTGTGTCGGTCCAGCAATACGTGAATCATACGATGGAGCAGGAGTTCCAGTTTGCTGCTGTTTCAGATTGGTATGAGGATCAATTTGGCAAGCCATTGGCACTTCTTCCGGCAAAAAATGCTGATGAAGATAGCGAGAATGAGGTTGCATCTGGCAGCCAATATGCGCTTCCTGCCTCTGGGAAGATTCTTGAGGATTTTGGCGACAATGGACAGAGGATCATGATTGAAATTGGCAAGGGTGCGGGTGTTGAGGCGATGAATGAAGGCCTTGTCCATTTTGTCGGCATGAAAGAGGGATTTGGTAAAACGGTGATTGTCCAACATGGGGACAAGAGTGAAACCTGGTATGGGAACCTGGACAAAATTGATGTGAATCTTTATGAGTACATTTCCAAAGGTGCGAAGGTGGGAACAGCGATGGACAGCGAGGACGGTCTTAAAGGTTCATTTTATTTCGCTATTAAAAAAGGGGATGATTTCGTCGATCCCGTCCAGGTGATCAAGTTTGAATAA
- the minD gene encoding septum site-determining protein MinD, with protein sequence MGEAIVITSGKGGVGKTTTSANIGTALALQGKRVCLIDTDIGLRNLDVVMGLENRIIYDLVDVIEGRCKIHQALVKDKRFDDHLYLLPAAQTSDKTAVQPEQMRKLVNELKQDYDYIVIDCPAGIEQGYKNAVAGADKAIVVTTPEVSAVRDADRIIGLLEKEENVESPKLVINRIRSHMMKNGDMLDVDEITTHLSIDLIGIVADDDEVIKASNHGEPIALNPNSKASIAYRNIARRILGESVPLQQLDTESKGVFSKIKKFFGVR encoded by the coding sequence GTGGGAGAAGCGATTGTAATTACATCCGGAAAAGGCGGGGTCGGCAAAACGACAACCTCTGCCAATATAGGTACAGCTTTGGCCCTTCAAGGCAAAAGAGTCTGTCTGATTGACACAGATATTGGGTTGCGCAACCTGGACGTTGTCATGGGACTTGAAAACCGCATCATTTATGATCTTGTCGATGTCATTGAGGGCAGATGTAAAATCCATCAGGCACTTGTAAAAGACAAGCGCTTCGATGATCACCTTTATTTGCTTCCAGCTGCACAGACAAGTGACAAAACAGCGGTCCAGCCTGAGCAAATGAGGAAATTGGTCAATGAACTTAAGCAGGATTATGATTATATCGTCATCGACTGCCCGGCTGGAATCGAGCAAGGCTATAAGAATGCTGTTGCCGGTGCAGACAAGGCAATCGTTGTCACTACACCTGAAGTTTCGGCTGTAAGGGACGCTGACAGGATCATCGGCCTGCTAGAAAAAGAAGAGAATGTTGAATCGCCGAAACTGGTCATCAACAGGATCCGCAGCCATATGATGAAAAATGGCGACATGCTTGATGTCGATGAAATCACCACACATTTATCCATCGATCTCATAGGGATCGTAGCGGATGATGATGAAGTCATCAAAGCATCCAATCACGGCGAACCAATCGCACTGAATCCAAACAGCAAAGCTTCCATCGCTTACAGGAACATTGCCCGAAGGATCCTCGGCGAATCCGTACCATTGCAACAGCTTGATACTGAAAGCAAAGGCGTATTTTCGAAGATCAAGAAATTCTTTGGTGTACGCTAA
- the minC gene encoding septum site-determining protein MinC, producing MKKTQNVTIKGTKDGLTLHLDDTCSYDDLKKELERKLSNSTRVQEEQQLLSVKVKVGNRYLTKTQEEELKDLIRQKRNLIVDDLETNVISRDEAEKLRQETEIVPVAKVIRSGQVLEITGDLLLIGDVNPGGTVKATGNIFVMGALKGIAHAGSAGNDEAVIAASVMKPSQLRISDCINRAPDEVPEDENRAMECAYISDTKQIVVDRLQVLMKKRPNLTRFEGGL from the coding sequence ATGAAGAAAACACAAAATGTGACAATTAAAGGGACAAAAGACGGTCTTACGCTCCATTTGGATGATACTTGTTCTTATGACGACTTGAAAAAAGAGTTGGAGAGGAAGTTATCGAATTCCACTCGTGTCCAGGAGGAGCAGCAGCTGCTTTCTGTTAAGGTGAAGGTAGGGAACAGATACCTTACGAAGACCCAGGAAGAAGAGCTGAAAGACTTGATCCGGCAAAAGAGGAATTTGATCGTTGATGACCTTGAGACGAATGTCATTTCCAGGGATGAAGCCGAAAAACTTCGCCAGGAAACGGAAATCGTTCCGGTTGCCAAGGTAATCCGCTCAGGCCAGGTCCTTGAAATAACGGGTGACTTGCTGCTCATTGGTGATGTTAATCCCGGGGGAACAGTCAAGGCTACCGGAAATATATTTGTCATGGGTGCGTTAAAAGGGATTGCACATGCAGGTTCGGCCGGCAATGATGAAGCAGTGATTGCTGCTTCTGTCATGAAGCCTTCGCAGCTTAGGATCAGTGACTGCATAAATCGCGCTCCGGACGAGGTGCCTGAGGACGAAAATCGTGCAATGGAATGTGCGTACATATCAGATACAAAGCAAATCGTTGTTGATAGATTGCAAGTTTTAATGAAAAAAAGACCTAATTTAACTAGATTCGAAGGAGGCCTTTAA
- the mreD gene encoding rod shape-determining protein MreD, which produces MIRFLLPALFVFLFILESLFVELLPAELFNSDRILVPHFLMAGILFLTAYLSPKHGILYGIIFGLLFDLVYTEIIGIYLFMFPVIAYLFTYMIRILQTNVLVVSILSLLGIALLELGVYEMMLLIKITDLDFSTYVKIRLVPTLILNLAFIILAAYPFKKQFENAADRLRHD; this is translated from the coding sequence TTGATCCGTTTCCTGCTCCCCGCGCTTTTCGTTTTCTTATTCATTCTGGAAAGTTTGTTTGTTGAACTGCTGCCAGCTGAATTATTTAATAGTGACCGTATCCTCGTGCCGCATTTCCTGATGGCTGGGATTTTGTTTCTTACCGCATATCTGAGTCCGAAACATGGAATTCTGTACGGAATCATTTTTGGACTGCTTTTTGATCTAGTATACACAGAAATTATCGGGATTTATCTTTTCATGTTTCCGGTCATTGCCTATTTGTTCACATACATGATCAGGATTCTTCAAACCAATGTGCTGGTTGTTTCCATCCTGTCTCTTCTGGGGATTGCGTTATTGGAACTCGGGGTCTATGAGATGATGCTGTTAATAAAAATTACTGACCTGGACTTTTCGACCTATGTTAAAATAAGACTAGTCCCTACCTTGATTTTGAATCTGGCCTTTATCATTTTGGCTGCCTATCCGTTCAAAAAGCAATTCGAGAACGCCGCAGACAGACTCAGGCATGATTAA
- the mreC gene encoding rod shape-determining protein MreC, which translates to MPQFFFNKRLIMLLVSIIVLVALIGFSLREREELTWPEQFVKDSTSWVQSIVSRPVNYVAGFIENLQDLQNTYQENKELKKRVDDMAHLEAKVYSLEKENEELQEILDKRESLADYEPIQAVRIARSPERWNELIIINKGASNGVEKNMAVITSKGLIGKVKSTTPFSATVQLVSSIDPTNRISAILQADKPLYGTIEGYDKKKELLLLKGLPYNAKIEKGQNVVTTGMGGIFPKDLPIGKVVDVVPDQFGLNQTAYIKPEANLYDLEHVMVVKKSMVSVDLEESLEDSEGEEEGN; encoded by the coding sequence ATGCCACAGTTCTTTTTTAATAAACGCCTGATAATGCTTCTTGTGAGCATTATAGTCCTCGTGGCATTGATTGGTTTTTCTTTGAGGGAAAGAGAAGAATTAACATGGCCGGAGCAATTTGTCAAAGACTCGACCAGCTGGGTGCAATCCATTGTATCCAGACCAGTTAATTATGTTGCAGGCTTTATTGAAAACCTTCAAGACTTGCAAAATACATATCAGGAAAACAAAGAGTTGAAGAAACGCGTTGATGATATGGCCCACCTTGAAGCCAAAGTATACTCCCTTGAAAAAGAAAACGAGGAGCTTCAGGAAATTTTAGATAAAAGAGAATCGCTTGCAGACTATGAACCAATCCAGGCCGTCAGGATTGCCAGAAGCCCTGAACGCTGGAATGAATTAATCATCATCAATAAAGGTGCGTCCAACGGTGTGGAAAAAAACATGGCTGTCATCACGTCTAAGGGGCTGATTGGCAAAGTAAAGAGCACAACGCCGTTTTCAGCCACAGTCCAATTGGTCAGCTCGATCGATCCTACCAACAGGATATCCGCCATCCTTCAGGCAGATAAGCCGCTTTACGGCACAATTGAAGGATATGACAAGAAAAAAGAACTGCTTTTACTGAAAGGCCTTCCGTACAATGCCAAAATCGAAAAAGGGCAAAACGTCGTTACGACAGGAATGGGTGGTATCTTTCCAAAAGACTTGCCGATTGGCAAGGTCGTCGATGTCGTCCCTGATCAATTTGGCTTGAATCAAACAGCCTATATAAAACCGGAAGCAAATCTCTATGATTTGGAACATGTCATGGTTGTCAAGAAATCCATGGTCTCTGTAGACCTTGAAGAAAGCTTGGAAGATAGCGAAGGTGAGGAGGAAGGCAATTGA
- a CDS encoding rod shape-determining protein → MFGIGTRDLGIDLGTANTLVFVKGKGIVLREPSVVALQTDTKNIVAVGNDAKNMIGRTPGNVVALRPMKDGVIADYETTATMMKYYIKQATKNKGWFAGKPYVMVCVPSGITAVEERAVIDATRQAGARDAFTIEEPFAAAIGANLPVWEPTGSMVVDIGGGTTEVAIISLGGIVTSQSVRIAGDEMDDAIINYIRKTYNLMIGERTAETIKMEVGSAGDAERIENMEIRGRDLLTGLPKTIEITAEEIAKALHDTVYAIVDAVKLTLEKTPPELASDIMDRGIVLTGGGALLRNLDKVISEETKMPVLIAEDPLDCVAAGTGKALDHIDLFKSKAKESR, encoded by the coding sequence ATGTTTGGGATTGGAACAAGAGACCTGGGAATCGATCTCGGTACTGCGAATACGCTTGTTTTTGTTAAAGGAAAAGGGATTGTTTTAAGAGAGCCATCCGTTGTGGCCCTGCAGACAGATACAAAAAACATCGTCGCAGTGGGAAATGACGCTAAGAACATGATCGGACGTACGCCTGGTAACGTCGTAGCATTAAGGCCGATGAAGGACGGCGTCATCGCGGATTATGAAACAACAGCGACAATGATGAAGTATTATATCAAGCAGGCTACGAAAAACAAAGGTTGGTTTGCCGGCAAGCCTTATGTAATGGTCTGTGTTCCATCAGGAATCACTGCGGTTGAAGAGCGCGCGGTAATCGACGCAACTCGACAGGCTGGCGCAAGGGATGCGTTCACGATTGAGGAACCGTTTGCAGCGGCCATCGGTGCCAACCTTCCAGTTTGGGAACCGACAGGAAGCATGGTGGTTGATATCGGGGGTGGAACAACAGAAGTCGCGATTATTTCCCTCGGCGGAATTGTTACATCCCAGTCTGTCCGCATTGCCGGTGATGAGATGGACGACGCAATCATCAACTATATCCGTAAAACGTATAACCTTATGATTGGTGAGAGAACGGCAGAAACGATTAAGATGGAAGTAGGTTCAGCAGGTGACGCCGAAAGAATCGAAAACATGGAAATCCGCGGCCGTGATTTGTTGACCGGTTTGCCGAAAACAATTGAAATCACTGCAGAAGAAATTGCTAAAGCACTTCACGATACAGTATACGCGATTGTCGATGCTGTTAAGCTGACACTTGAAAAAACACCGCCGGAACTTGCTTCCGATATCATGGACCGCGGAATTGTCCTGACAGGCGGAGGCGCATTGCTCCGTAACCTGGATAAAGTCATCAGTGAAGAAACAAAAATGCCAGTATTGATTGCTGAGGATCCTCTGGATTGTGTCGCTGCCGGAACAGGCAAGGCGTTGGATCATATCGATCTATTCAAGAGCAAAGCAAAAGAATCAAGATAA
- the radC gene encoding DNA repair protein RadC encodes MSTHSLMIRDYPQNERPRERFVQNGPQSLSNHELLALLLGTGSRDESVLQLANRMLSQFEGLRLLKDATLEELTQIKGIGQAKAIHVLAAVEIGRRIANHTLDERYVIRSPEDGAKYLMNDMRFLTQEHFVCLYLNTKNQVIHRQTIFIGSLNASIVHPREVFKEAVRRSAASVICVHNHPSGDPTPSREDIEVTKRLSESGKIVGIELLDHLIIGENKYVSLKEKGYV; translated from the coding sequence TTGTCTACACATTCATTAATGATCAGAGATTATCCGCAAAATGAGCGGCCGAGGGAGCGCTTTGTCCAGAATGGCCCCCAGAGCCTTTCCAACCATGAATTACTTGCCCTGTTATTAGGCACGGGATCGCGGGATGAATCGGTCCTCCAGCTTGCGAACCGGATGCTTTCCCAGTTTGAGGGGCTGCGCCTGTTAAAGGACGCGACCCTCGAAGAACTGACCCAGATTAAAGGGATCGGCCAGGCAAAAGCGATCCATGTTCTCGCTGCCGTTGAAATCGGCAGGCGTATCGCCAATCATACCCTTGATGAACGCTATGTCATCCGCTCCCCGGAGGACGGTGCAAAATACCTCATGAATGATATGCGCTTTTTGACCCAAGAGCATTTCGTCTGCCTGTATTTGAATACGAAAAATCAGGTGATACACAGACAGACAATATTCATCGGCAGTCTTAACGCTTCGATTGTCCATCCGAGAGAAGTGTTCAAGGAGGCAGTCCGCAGGTCGGCGGCTTCAGTCATTTGCGTCCACAATCATCCATCCGGCGACCCGACCCCGAGCAGGGAGGATATCGAAGTCACCAAGCGGCTTAGTGAGTCGGGGAAAATAGTCGGAATTGAATTGCTAGACCATTTGATAATTGGGGAAAATAAATATGTTAGTTTGAAGGAAAAAGGGTATGTATGA
- a CDS encoding Maf family protein — protein sequence MQRLILASSSPRRKELLENLRLEFEISSSDADESFSETLSPSEVVMELASRKSGTVAQHFPDCFVIGSDTVVVHDGMILGKPESGQEASKMLKTLSGNTHSVYTGVSIISPEKETRFYEKTDVTFWDLSDEEIDTYIKSGEPFDKAGGYGIQGFGSMLVREISGDYYTVVGLPVSRLIRELRKIGYNLPY from the coding sequence ATGCAACGCCTCATTTTAGCCTCTTCTTCTCCACGGCGAAAAGAACTTCTTGAAAACCTCCGCTTGGAATTCGAAATCTCGAGCAGTGATGCAGATGAAAGTTTCAGTGAGACCCTAAGCCCATCTGAAGTAGTGATGGAGCTTGCTTCAAGGAAGTCAGGGACAGTAGCTCAACATTTTCCGGATTGTTTTGTGATTGGCTCAGACACTGTTGTGGTCCATGATGGAATGATTCTTGGAAAACCTGAAAGCGGACAAGAAGCTTCAAAGATGCTCAAAACGCTGTCTGGGAATACTCATTCAGTCTACACCGGAGTATCAATCATCTCCCCTGAGAAGGAAACGCGTTTTTATGAAAAAACAGATGTGACATTCTGGGATCTGTCAGATGAAGAAATCGACACCTATATAAAGAGCGGTGAACCATTCGATAAGGCGGGCGGCTATGGAATCCAGGGATTCGGCAGCATGCTTGTCAGGGAAATCAGTGGAGATTACTACACAGTTGTTGGACTGCCTGTATCAAGATTGATCAGGGAGTTAAGAAAAATCGGTTACAACCTTCCTTATTAA